One region of Candidatus Zixiibacteriota bacterium genomic DNA includes:
- a CDS encoding class I SAM-dependent methyltransferase, protein MDKRNSQDAYGHEMLDYFNGAGGYEITERDDGYMTAGFDAPKVYFSDYRQWTVNERKAIRYARGKVLDIGCGAGRMMLYLKKKGHYVMGIDSSPRAVKLCRKRGLKNVRELSITQVSAGLGIFDTILMFGGNFGLMGNPQRAGRILQKFYKMTSAGGLIIAVSCDPYRILTKETREYQKRNRAMGKMSGCMRYRIRYRRYISLWYEWLMVSRREMQTLLKGTGWAIRRYFHSSRTPAYIVVIEKE, encoded by the coding sequence ATGGACAAGCGTAATTCTCAAGATGCCTACGGGCATGAAATGCTGGATTATTTCAACGGTGCCGGCGGTTATGAAATTACGGAGCGGGATGATGGCTACATGACGGCCGGTTTCGACGCACCCAAGGTCTATTTCTCAGACTATCGGCAGTGGACTGTCAATGAAAGGAAGGCGATACGCTATGCCCGTGGAAAAGTGCTCGATATCGGCTGCGGCGCCGGGAGGATGATGCTCTATCTTAAGAAGAAAGGGCATTATGTGATGGGGATAGATTCTTCACCGCGGGCTGTCAAATTGTGCCGTAAAAGGGGACTGAAAAATGTCAGGGAGCTATCGATCACACAAGTCAGTGCCGGCCTTGGAATATTCGATACAATACTCATGTTTGGGGGAAATTTCGGCCTCATGGGAAACCCTCAACGGGCAGGACGGATTCTGCAGAAATTCTATAAGATGACTTCTGCCGGAGGACTAATAATTGCGGTTAGCTGCGACCCTTACCGAATATTGACGAAAGAAACACGCGAGTACCAAAAGCGCAACCGGGCAATGGGAAAAATGAGCGGATGCATGCGATACCGAATCAGATACAGGCGATATATCTCGCTCTGGTATGAATGGCTGATGGTCTCCCGAAGAGAGATGCAGACACTGCTGAAGGGAACCGGATGGGCCATTCGCAGATATTTTCATTCTTCGCGGACTCCGGCCTATATTGTTGTTATCGAGAAAGAATAG
- the gyrA gene encoding DNA gyrase subunit A codes for MPLEREKIVPIYLEEEMKNSYLDYSMSVITNRALPDVRDGLKPSNRRIMVAMNDLNLSPGRPYRKCAKIAGDTSGNYHPHGEQVVYPTLVRMAQDFNMRYPLIDGQGNFGSIDGDGAAAMRYTEARLTPIAMEMLVDMEKDTVDMMRNYDETRMEPRVLPGKFPNLICNGTSGIAVGMATNIPPHNLGEAVDALTAIIDNPEIANDELIEIVPGPDFPTGGIINGRAGIREAYRTGKGRLMVRAKAVVEIQKSGKDFIVVTEIPFQVNKSNLLERIAELVRDKVIDGIADLRDESDRDGMRIVVELKRDAQAEVVLNQLFKHTQMQATFAIMMLTLVGGVPMILTLKEMLEQFLIHRHEVVVRRTKFDLNKAEERAHILEGYKIALDNIDAVIELIKKSKDTPTAREGLMTKFKLSERQANAILDMRLARLTGLERQKIEEEYIAIIKLIAELKGILESKPRRMAIIKEELLELKRKYADDRRTEIQDEAEEFTVEDLIAEEDMVITISHSGYIKRLSVSMYRRQNRGGRGVIGIETKEEDFAEHLFIASTHEYILFFSNKGRCYWVKVHEIPTGGRLAKGKPIVNMLSIGEGEKITAFCRVRSFDADKYVVMATRNGIIKKTSLDAFSNPRKAGINAADLPEEDELIEASLTDGSYEIILATRQGQAIRFPEEKIRAMGRGAYGVKGITLAKGDYVIGMVVVKRDASLLTVCENGHGKRTGINDYRVTNRGGKGVINIKTTDRNGEVVAIMEVLEDDELILITKNGITNRQSVKAINVIGRNTQGVRLIHLDKDDKVTDVARVVKEE; via the coding sequence ATGCCGTTAGAACGCGAGAAAATAGTCCCGATATATCTCGAGGAGGAGATGAAAAACTCTTACCTCGATTACTCCATGTCGGTTATCACCAACCGTGCCCTGCCCGATGTACGCGATGGGCTCAAGCCCTCCAACCGGCGAATCATGGTGGCCATGAACGATCTCAATCTTTCGCCGGGGCGGCCGTACCGCAAGTGTGCCAAGATCGCCGGCGATACCTCCGGTAATTATCATCCGCATGGCGAGCAAGTGGTGTACCCCACGCTCGTGCGCATGGCGCAGGATTTCAACATGCGGTATCCGCTGATTGACGGGCAGGGGAATTTCGGCTCGATTGACGGCGATGGCGCCGCGGCAATGCGGTACACCGAAGCCAGACTGACCCCGATTGCGATGGAAATGTTGGTCGATATGGAAAAAGATACGGTTGACATGATGCGCAACTATGATGAGACGCGCATGGAGCCGCGGGTCCTTCCCGGGAAATTCCCCAACCTGATCTGCAACGGCACCTCCGGCATTGCGGTCGGCATGGCGACCAATATCCCGCCGCACAACCTCGGCGAGGCGGTTGATGCACTCACCGCTATTATAGACAATCCCGAAATCGCCAATGATGAGTTAATTGAGATTGTCCCCGGTCCCGATTTTCCCACCGGCGGCATTATCAACGGGCGAGCCGGCATTCGCGAGGCGTATCGCACCGGGAAGGGACGCCTGATGGTACGCGCCAAAGCGGTGGTAGAGATACAGAAAAGCGGCAAGGATTTTATCGTTGTCACCGAAATACCGTTCCAGGTGAACAAATCGAATCTTCTCGAACGGATCGCCGAGCTGGTGCGCGACAAGGTTATCGATGGTATCGCCGATTTGCGCGATGAATCCGACCGTGACGGCATGCGGATTGTGGTCGAACTGAAGCGCGATGCCCAAGCCGAGGTAGTACTCAACCAGCTGTTCAAGCATACTCAGATGCAGGCCACTTTTGCCATTATGATGCTCACTCTGGTCGGCGGCGTGCCGATGATTCTTACACTCAAGGAGATGCTCGAGCAGTTTCTCATTCACCGGCATGAGGTAGTGGTAAGGCGCACCAAATTCGATTTGAACAAGGCCGAGGAACGGGCGCATATTCTCGAGGGGTACAAAATCGCGCTGGATAATATCGATGCTGTAATCGAGCTGATAAAGAAATCGAAAGATACCCCCACGGCGCGCGAAGGATTGATGACCAAATTCAAGCTCTCCGAAAGGCAGGCCAACGCCATTCTCGATATGCGGCTGGCGCGGCTGACGGGGCTGGAGCGGCAAAAGATCGAAGAGGAATATATCGCCATAATCAAGTTGATCGCGGAACTGAAGGGGATTCTCGAATCCAAGCCGCGGCGGATGGCGATTATCAAAGAGGAACTTCTGGAGCTGAAGCGGAAGTACGCCGATGACCGCCGTACCGAAATCCAGGATGAGGCCGAGGAATTCACGGTCGAGGACCTGATCGCCGAAGAGGACATGGTTATCACCATCTCGCATTCCGGGTATATCAAGCGCCTTTCGGTCTCGATGTACCGTCGTCAGAACCGCGGCGGGCGGGGCGTGATCGGTATCGAGACCAAGGAAGAGGATTTCGCCGAGCATCTCTTTATCGCCTCGACGCATGAGTATATCCTTTTCTTCTCGAATAAGGGACGGTGCTACTGGGTGAAAGTGCACGAGATTCCGACCGGCGGGCGTCTGGCCAAAGGAAAACCGATTGTCAATATGCTTTCGATCGGCGAAGGGGAGAAGATTACCGCCTTCTGCCGGGTGCGCTCGTTTGATGCCGACAAGTATGTCGTGATGGCGACCCGCAATGGCATAATCAAGAAAACCTCGCTCGATGCATTCTCTAATCCGCGCAAAGCCGGTATCAATGCCGCCGATTTACCCGAGGAGGACGAATTGATCGAAGCCTCGCTCACCGACGGCAGTTACGAAATTATTCTCGCCACCCGTCAGGGACAGGCGATTCGGTTCCCGGAGGAAAAGATCCGCGCCATGGGGCGGGGCGCTTACGGCGTCAAGGGAATCACGCTGGCCAAGGGTGATTATGTTATCGGGATGGTGGTGGTCAAGCGTGATGCCTCGCTTTTAACCGTCTGCGAAAACGGCCACGGCAAGCGCACCGGCATCAACGATTACCGGGTGACCAACCGCGGCGGCAAGGGCGTCATCAATATCAAAACGACCGACCGCAACGGCGAAGTGGTGGCGATAATGGAAGTGCTTGAAGACGACGAATTGATCCTGATAACCAAGAATGGGATCACCAACCGCCAGAGCGTGAAAGCAATAAATGTCATCGGCCGCAACACGCAGGGTGTCCGCCTGATACACCTCGACAAAGACGACAAAGTAACCGACGTGGCGCGTGTGGTGAAGGAAGAGTAG
- a CDS encoding S8 family serine peptidase — protein MSRKLVLFFLALFTVAFFVTATAGEIDPGLADILQATPSGQNVSVLVFLNDRVDLNAISSQLNSRNATTQNRHEAVVRALQMKADNSQGPILNHLQSLASAKSIGGYRVFWIINAVEITAPKEMIETIAGRTDVVKVYYNYEIESIVPVDIGAAGPGIGAAVENGVNAIRAPEVWAMGIDGAGALVANIDTGVEGEHPVLANRWAGVADPRYAGHPEWAWYDPYLGNNTFPYDNGGHGTHTMGTICGGAPGDQIGVAPGAHWIAAAAVDRGGGIPRTVSDCILSFQWMLDPDHNPATSWDVPDVCSNSWGVTTSHGYAPCDPLFWSYIDACEAAGTVVVFAAGNEGTSGLRRPADRATDAYRNCAVAAVDANTAGWPIAYFSSRGPTYCTPTGDMAIKPDIAGPGYNVRSAYPGLTYTTMSGTSMATPHIAGVVALMRQANPDIPVDSVKQIIYETAYDLGSAGKDNDYGWGMIDAYAAVNRVQPDTFPPVADFVGGPTSGYAPLTVQFTDLSLHKPTSRLWIFGDGTPTSNVQNPSHIYNNVGIYTVSLTVTNAHGSDIETKANYITTSQPPISNIHVSSIIVTRSSQPGRSWAGNATVTIVDEFGVAVSGARVSGFFNAPNTKTKSGTTGTNGQVAIISDKTKTPPADWCFQVTAVTKSGETYDPTKNLVTKACESGPVYKEMAAPVPNEFSVTNYPNPFNPSTTIEMNLPIACNWTIGIFNILGEKVEEFSGTSAAGRILVVWNASGHSSGIYFYRVTAGQYGASKKIVLMK, from the coding sequence ATGAGCAGAAAATTGGTATTGTTTTTCCTCGCCCTCTTCACAGTGGCCTTTTTTGTGACGGCCACGGCGGGGGAAATTGACCCGGGTCTGGCCGATATTCTCCAGGCGACACCCTCGGGTCAGAACGTATCCGTGCTGGTTTTCCTGAATGATCGGGTGGACCTGAATGCGATCTCCAGCCAGTTAAACAGCCGGAATGCGACCACGCAGAACCGCCACGAGGCGGTGGTGCGGGCGCTTCAGATGAAGGCCGATAATTCGCAAGGTCCGATACTCAATCATCTTCAGAGTCTGGCGAGCGCGAAAAGCATCGGCGGCTATCGGGTTTTCTGGATTATCAATGCGGTCGAAATAACCGCACCAAAGGAAATGATTGAGACTATTGCCGGTAGAACCGATGTAGTGAAAGTCTATTACAATTATGAAATTGAATCGATTGTGCCGGTCGATATCGGTGCCGCCGGTCCCGGCATTGGCGCCGCTGTGGAAAACGGCGTCAACGCCATCCGGGCGCCGGAGGTATGGGCGATGGGTATCGACGGCGCGGGGGCCCTGGTGGCTAATATCGATACCGGTGTCGAGGGAGAGCACCCGGTGTTGGCCAACAGATGGGCCGGTGTGGCCGATCCGCGCTATGCCGGGCATCCGGAATGGGCCTGGTACGACCCCTATCTGGGAAATAACACTTTCCCATATGATAACGGCGGTCATGGAACACATACCATGGGGACAATTTGTGGCGGCGCTCCCGGCGACCAGATTGGCGTCGCTCCGGGTGCGCACTGGATTGCGGCCGCGGCGGTCGATAGAGGCGGCGGAATCCCACGAACCGTTTCCGATTGCATTCTTTCGTTCCAGTGGATGCTCGATCCCGACCACAACCCGGCCACCAGCTGGGATGTGCCCGATGTTTGCTCCAACTCATGGGGCGTGACCACCTCGCACGGGTATGCGCCATGCGATCCCCTTTTCTGGAGCTACATCGATGCTTGCGAAGCGGCCGGGACCGTCGTCGTTTTTGCCGCCGGCAACGAGGGAACCTCGGGTTTGCGCCGTCCGGCCGACCGGGCGACCGATGCCTATCGCAACTGTGCCGTGGCGGCGGTCGATGCCAACACCGCTGGCTGGCCGATTGCCTATTTCTCATCCCGCGGACCGACCTATTGCACTCCTACGGGAGACATGGCGATCAAGCCGGATATCGCCGGGCCGGGGTACAATGTCCGTTCGGCTTATCCGGGACTGACCTATACCACGATGAGCGGCACCTCGATGGCCACGCCGCATATCGCCGGTGTGGTGGCATTAATGCGCCAGGCCAATCCGGATATCCCGGTCGATTCGGTCAAGCAGATCATATACGAAACCGCTTATGATCTGGGATCAGCCGGGAAAGATAACGACTATGGCTGGGGTATGATCGATGCCTATGCGGCGGTGAATCGGGTTCAGCCGGATACATTTCCGCCGGTCGCCGATTTCGTCGGCGGCCCGACCTCCGGATACGCGCCCCTGACAGTGCAGTTCACCGATCTTTCACTGCACAAGCCGACCAGCCGGCTCTGGATTTTTGGCGACGGTACCCCAACCTCGAATGTGCAGAATCCGAGCCACATATATAATAATGTCGGGATATACACGGTCAGCCTGACTGTGACCAATGCCCATGGTTCGGATATTGAAACCAAGGCCAATTATATCACGACCAGTCAACCGCCGATATCCAACATTCATGTTTCCAGCATAATCGTTACCAGGAGTTCGCAGCCCGGGCGGAGTTGGGCAGGCAATGCCACGGTAACGATCGTTGATGAATTTGGTGTGGCGGTAAGCGGTGCCAGGGTTTCGGGATTTTTCAATGCCCCGAATACCAAAACCAAGAGCGGCACCACCGGTACCAATGGTCAGGTGGCTATTATTTCCGATAAGACCAAGACCCCGCCTGCCGATTGGTGTTTCCAGGTGACCGCTGTTACCAAGTCCGGCGAGACCTATGACCCGACCAAGAATCTGGTCACCAAGGCGTGCGAGAGCGGACCGGTCTATAAGGAAATGGCGGCGCCGGTGCCGAATGAATTCTCGGTCACCAACTATCCTAATCCGTTCAATCCCTCGACCACGATTGAAATGAACCTTCCGATTGCCTGCAACTGGACAATCGGTATTTTCAATATTCTGGGCGAGAAGGTGGAGGAGTTCAGCGGCACAAGTGCGGCCGGACGGATTTTGGTGGTCTGGAACGCTTCAGGCCATTCCTCGGGTATCTATTTTTACAGAGTGACGGCCGGGCAGTATGGTGCCTCAAAGAAGATCGTATTAATGAAGTAA
- a CDS encoding class I SAM-dependent methyltransferase: protein MHYREELIRAGRLIEEMNQYYDARAIWHDYYMGYKSNEEMESLLCPVIEAFEAAIAGKNVLEIACGTGNWTQVLAKRAHSVVATDISAAAIETAQRKNLSNRNVTFHVSDAYSLDDIEPGFNAAFAADWWSHIPKSKISSFVSNLHARLITGSKVILIDMCFRDAFEKEFSHYDMDGNRISKRSLPDGREFQVVKNFPTAKEMTDMLLPLAKNIEFREFDFLKRWMVMYETV, encoded by the coding sequence ATGCATTATAGAGAAGAATTAATCCGAGCCGGGCGATTAATTGAAGAGATGAATCAATACTATGACGCACGGGCAATATGGCATGATTATTATATGGGCTATAAATCTAATGAAGAGATGGAATCGCTCCTGTGCCCGGTCATTGAGGCATTTGAAGCGGCAATTGCCGGCAAAAATGTCCTTGAAATTGCCTGTGGAACAGGCAACTGGACACAGGTCCTGGCCAAAAGAGCGCACTCGGTAGTGGCGACAGACATCAGCGCCGCAGCCATAGAGACGGCACAGAGAAAGAATCTGAGCAACAGAAATGTGACCTTTCATGTTTCCGATGCATATTCACTGGATGATATCGAACCGGGATTCAACGCCGCTTTTGCCGCCGACTGGTGGTCGCACATCCCGAAAAGCAAGATATCTTCTTTTGTCAGCAACCTTCATGCGAGATTGATTACCGGATCAAAAGTGATCTTAATTGATATGTGCTTTAGGGATGCATTCGAAAAGGAGTTCTCCCATTACGATATGGACGGGAATAGAATCAGCAAGAGAAGCCTTCCTGATGGCAGGGAATTTCAGGTGGTCAAGAATTTCCCGACGGCGAAGGAAATGACCGATATGCTTCTTCCTTTAGCGAAGAACATCGAGTTCCGCGAATTCGATTTTTTGAAAAGATGGATGGTCATGTACGAGACGGTTTGA
- a CDS encoding metallophosphoesterase, whose protein sequence is MILIQRFTGVLLLIFLSWMACSSEVLQENKNVAPEITSPIMTEAAGGIYYIYRADVSDTDGPALSVQFASYPSWLTPDPDNDSLFGTPPDGLSDTSFMLIASDGTLADTALIKIKMNPAIVVLGDTRTGHNIHRQIVNLIMQIKPSAVFHTGDLVSDGRFKSDWDTFNVIASPIFAHSEFYPALGNHEHQSQLYFDNFTLPGNEQWYSVERNRTHFVIMNSCIPITPDSEQYKWLQSNLSEISDSIRFVVALFHHPPYSTGAHTEDEMGLRATLVPLFEQYGINMIFNGHDHDYERSFCGGKYYIVAGGGGAPLRDQARTSPCGQLYLKKYHFCKLSMVDRRLIVKVYDNSSQLIDHYEIQADPLNLKHRRLKD, encoded by the coding sequence ATGATTCTAATCCAAAGGTTTACCGGCGTATTGCTCCTGATATTTCTTTCTTGGATGGCTTGTTCCTCCGAAGTGCTCCAGGAAAATAAGAATGTTGCACCCGAAATAACCTCCCCGATTATGACCGAGGCGGCTGGGGGAATCTATTATATCTATCGTGCGGATGTCTCGGACACCGACGGCCCGGCATTGAGCGTTCAATTTGCCTCTTACCCTTCCTGGCTTACCCCCGATCCCGATAATGACAGCTTATTCGGCACTCCTCCCGATGGCCTCAGTGACACAAGTTTCATGTTGATCGCCTCTGATGGCACTCTGGCCGATACCGCATTGATCAAGATTAAGATGAATCCGGCCATTGTCGTCCTCGGCGACACTCGCACCGGTCATAACATTCACCGGCAAATTGTCAATCTTATCATGCAGATAAAACCATCGGCCGTCTTTCACACCGGAGATCTGGTTAGTGATGGCAGATTTAAGAGTGACTGGGATACTTTCAACGTCATTGCCTCCCCGATATTTGCCCATAGCGAATTCTATCCGGCGCTCGGCAATCACGAGCATCAATCTCAGTTGTATTTCGACAATTTTACCTTACCAGGCAACGAGCAATGGTATTCGGTCGAAAGGAACCGCACCCATTTCGTAATTATGAATTCCTGCATTCCGATAACGCCCGATTCGGAGCAATACAAGTGGCTCCAGAGCAATTTATCCGAAATCAGTGATTCGATACGGTTTGTGGTGGCGTTGTTTCATCACCCGCCATATAGCACCGGCGCACATACCGAGGATGAAATGGGTCTGCGGGCAACCCTGGTGCCGTTATTTGAGCAATATGGAATCAATATGATATTCAACGGCCATGACCACGATTACGAACGCTCTTTCTGCGGCGGGAAATATTATATAGTCGCCGGAGGCGGCGGCGCTCCGCTTCGCGATCAGGCTCGAACCTCCCCATGCGGCCAGTTGTATCTGAAAAAATACCATTTCTGCAAGCTATCGATGGTCGACAGGCGGCTGATAGTCAAAGTGTACGATAACAGCTCACAATTGATAGACCATTATGAAATCCAGGCCGACCCGCTCAACCTGAAGCATCGCCGTTTGAAAGATTAG